A part of Silvimonas soli genomic DNA contains:
- the tuf gene encoding elongation factor Tu, with product MAKEKFARTKPHVNVGTIGHVDHGKTTLTAAITTILSRKFGGEAKGYAQIDSAPEEKARGITINTAHVEYETEKRHYAHVDCPGHADYVKNMITGAAQMDGAILVCSAADGPMPQTREHILLARQVGVPYILVFLNKCDMVDDAELLELVEMEVRDLLSKYDFPGDDTPIIHGSAMLALNGDQSEIGEPAIFRLADALDSYIPEPERAVDGTFLMPVEDVFSISGRGTVVTGRVERGIIKVGEELEIVGIVPTVKTTCTGVEMFRKLLDQGQAGDNIGALLRGTKREDVQRGQVLAKPGSITPHTKFTAEIYVLSKDEGGRHTPFFSNYRPQFYFRTTDVTGAISLPEGTEMVMPGDNVTITVALIAPIAMEQGLRFAIREGGRTVGAGVVAKVLE from the coding sequence ATGGCTAAAGAAAAGTTTGCGCGGACAAAACCGCACGTAAACGTTGGCACGATTGGTCACGTTGACCATGGCAAGACCACGCTGACGGCTGCTATCACCACGATCCTGTCCCGCAAGTTCGGTGGCGAAGCCAAGGGCTACGCCCAGATCGACAGCGCGCCGGAAGAAAAGGCTCGCGGTATCACGATCAACACCGCACACGTTGAATACGAAACCGAAAAGCGTCACTACGCACACGTTGACTGCCCGGGCCACGCTGACTATGTGAAGAACATGATCACCGGTGCTGCGCAGATGGACGGCGCGATCCTGGTGTGTTCCGCTGCTGACGGCCCTATGCCGCAAACACGTGAACACATCCTGCTGGCCCGTCAGGTGGGTGTGCCTTACATTCTGGTGTTCCTGAACAAGTGCGACATGGTTGATGATGCCGAACTGCTGGAACTGGTTGAAATGGAAGTGCGCGACCTGCTGTCGAAGTATGACTTCCCGGGCGACGACACACCGATCATCCACGGTTCCGCCATGCTGGCACTGAACGGCGACCAGTCTGAAATCGGCGAACCGGCGATCTTCCGTCTGGCTGATGCACTGGACAGCTACATCCCTGAGCCAGAGCGTGCTGTTGACGGTACGTTCCTGATGCCGGTGGAAGATGTGTTCTCGATCTCCGGTCGCGGTACTGTGGTGACTGGTCGTGTTGAGCGCGGCATCATCAAGGTTGGCGAAGAACTGGAAATCGTCGGTATCGTTCCGACTGTCAAGACCACCTGCACCGGCGTGGAAATGTTCCGCAAGCTGCTGGATCAAGGTCAGGCTGGCGACAACATCGGCGCGCTGCTGCGCGGTACCAAGCGTGAAGACGTCCAGCGTGGTCAGGTTCTGGCCAAGCCGGGTTCGATCACACCGCACACCAAGTTCACTGCAGAAATCTACGTGTTGTCGAAAGACGAAGGTGGTCGTCACACCCCGTTCTTCAGCAACTACCGTCCGCAGTTCTACTTCCGTACTACCGACGTGACTGGCGCGATCAGCCTGCCGGAAGGTACTGAAATGGTGATGCCAGGTGACAACGTGACCATCACTGTTGCCCTGATTGCACCGATCGCAATGGAACAAGGCCTGCGCTTCGCGATCCGCGAAGGTGGCCGTACCGTTGGCGCCGGTGTGGTTGCCAAGGTTCTTGAGTAA
- the secE gene encoding preprotein translocase subunit SecE: protein MSRLMESVDKIKVTAAVVLVAIGVAGFYLVPANQGALRVLAVIAGLLLAAATVWFSQPGRDFVDYARDSVKEAQKVVWPTRKETWQVTGIVFLFVGVLALFMWAVDSGLAWMFYDVILGRK, encoded by the coding sequence ATAAGCAGGCTCATGGAAAGCGTCGATAAAATAAAAGTGACGGCTGCTGTAGTGTTGGTGGCTATCGGTGTGGCCGGGTTTTACCTCGTGCCTGCCAATCAGGGCGCATTACGTGTTTTGGCCGTAATTGCGGGGCTCTTGCTTGCTGCTGCCACTGTCTGGTTTTCGCAGCCTGGTCGGGATTTCGTGGACTATGCCCGCGACTCGGTCAAGGAAGCGCAAAAAGTGGTTTGGCCCACGCGAAAAGAAACCTGGCAAGTGACCGGGATTGTCTTTTTGTTCGTGGGCGTGCTCGCATTGTTTATGTGGGCTGTGGATTCAGGTCTCGCGTGGATGTTCTACGACGTGATTCTTGGGCGTAAGTAA
- the nusG gene encoding transcription termination/antitermination protein NusG, translated as MAMRWYVVHAYSGFEKSVQKALKERIERAGVQHMFGQILVPVEEVMEIKDGRKALTERKFFPGYVLVEMDMTDETWHLVKSTPKVTGFVGGSGNRPAPITQREVDAILHQMQEGVEKPKPKVLFEVGEILRVTDGPFADFNATVEDIDYDKSRLKVSVLIFGRATPVDVDFGQVEKV; from the coding sequence ATGGCTATGCGTTGGTATGTGGTACACGCCTATTCCGGCTTTGAAAAAAGTGTTCAAAAAGCGCTGAAAGAGCGCATTGAGCGCGCTGGTGTCCAGCATATGTTCGGCCAGATTCTGGTTCCGGTCGAAGAGGTGATGGAAATCAAGGATGGGCGCAAGGCGCTCACCGAGCGTAAATTCTTCCCTGGCTACGTGCTGGTGGAAATGGATATGACCGATGAAACTTGGCACTTGGTGAAATCTACTCCCAAGGTAACCGGTTTTGTGGGTGGTTCCGGCAATCGTCCGGCGCCGATCACGCAGCGTGAAGTGGATGCCATCCTGCATCAGATGCAGGAAGGTGTAGAAAAGCCCAAACCCAAGGTTCTGTTTGAGGTGGGTGAAATCCTTCGCGTTACGGATGGCCCGTTTGCAGATTTCAATGCAACCGTTGAAGACATCGATTACGACAAGAGTCGTCTGAAAGTGTCGGTGTTGATCTTTGGTCGCGCTACACCGGTTGATGTGGATTTTGGGCAGGTCGAAAAGGTTTAA
- the rplK gene encoding 50S ribosomal protein L11 — MAKKIVGYIKLQVPAGKANPSPPIGPALGQRGLNIMEFCKAFNAQTQGIEPGLPIPVVITAFADKSFTFVMKSPPATILLKKAAGITKGSPKPHTDKVGKVTRAQLEEIVKTKQADLTAGSLDAAVRILAGSARSMGLEVEGV, encoded by the coding sequence ATGGCAAAGAAAATTGTCGGCTACATCAAGCTGCAAGTGCCCGCTGGTAAAGCCAATCCGTCGCCTCCTATTGGCCCGGCTCTTGGTCAGCGTGGTCTGAACATTATGGAATTCTGCAAGGCGTTCAACGCACAGACTCAAGGTATTGAGCCTGGCCTGCCGATTCCAGTTGTAATTACTGCTTTTGCAGACAAGTCCTTCACCTTCGTGATGAAGAGCCCGCCCGCAACTATTCTGCTGAAGAAAGCTGCTGGCATCACCAAGGGTTCGCCGAAGCCACATACCGACAAGGTTGGTAAAGTGACTCGCGCTCAACTTGAAGAAATCGTCAAGACCAAACAAGCTGATTTGACAGCTGGTAGCCTGGATGCAGCCGTGCGTATTCTCGCCGGTTCCGCTCGCTCCATGGGTCTTGAAGTGGAGGGCGTGTAA
- the rplA gene encoding 50S ribosomal protein L1, translating into MAKISKRLAALKASVDRNKLYAIDEAIGLVKGAATAKFNESIDVSVNLGIDARKSDQVVRGSVVLPKGTGKSVRVAVFTQGANAEAAKAAGAEIVGFEDLAESIKAGNMDFDVVIASPDAMRIVGQLGQILGPRGLMPNPKVGTVTPNVAEAVKNAKAGQVQYRTDKAGIVHATIGRASFEAADLRANLAALVDALQKAKPAASKGVYLKKIAVSSTMGVGVRVDTASLVA; encoded by the coding sequence ATGGCTAAGATTTCCAAGCGTCTGGCGGCTCTGAAGGCCAGTGTTGATCGTAACAAGCTGTACGCAATTGATGAGGCTATCGGTCTCGTGAAGGGCGCTGCAACTGCCAAGTTCAACGAATCCATCGACGTGTCCGTAAATCTGGGCATCGATGCACGTAAGTCGGACCAGGTTGTTCGTGGTTCGGTTGTTCTGCCTAAGGGCACCGGCAAGTCGGTGCGCGTTGCTGTGTTTACGCAAGGTGCAAACGCTGAAGCCGCCAAGGCAGCTGGTGCAGAGATCGTTGGTTTCGAAGATCTGGCTGAATCGATCAAGGCCGGCAACATGGACTTCGACGTCGTTATTGCTTCCCCGGATGCAATGCGTATCGTTGGTCAACTGGGTCAGATCCTCGGTCCGCGTGGCCTGATGCCTAACCCGAAAGTGGGCACTGTGACACCTAACGTTGCTGAGGCTGTGAAGAACGCCAAGGCTGGTCAGGTTCAATATCGTACTGACAAGGCTGGTATCGTTCACGCTACTATCGGTCGCGCTTCGTTTGAAGCTGCTGATCTGCGTGCGAATCTGGCTGCACTGGTTGACGCTCTGCAAAAGGCCAAGCCTGCTGCATCCAAGGGTGTTTACCTGAAGAAGATCGCTGTATCGAGCACGATGGGTGTTGGCGTTCGCGTCGATACCGCTTCGCTCGTCGCTTAA
- the rplJ gene encoding 50S ribosomal protein L10: MSLNLEDKKAVVAEISAEVAKAQTLIVAEYRGIEVASMTRLRKQARESGVYLRVLKNTLARRAVEGTPFAGLADHMVGPLVYGISEDPVAAAKVLNDFAKKDDKIVVKAGSYDGQVLDAAGVAALASIPSREELLSKLLYVMKAPVAGFARALAALAEKQGGSAPAAEAPAEAEAV, translated from the coding sequence TTGAGTCTCAATCTCGAAGACAAGAAGGCCGTTGTAGCTGAGATTTCGGCAGAAGTTGCCAAAGCTCAAACGCTCATCGTTGCCGAGTATCGCGGGATCGAGGTTGCCAGCATGACTCGCCTGCGCAAGCAGGCTCGTGAGTCTGGCGTGTATCTGCGTGTTCTGAAGAACACACTGGCACGCCGCGCGGTTGAAGGTACACCGTTTGCCGGTCTGGCTGACCATATGGTCGGCCCGCTGGTTTACGGTATTTCCGAAGACCCGGTTGCTGCAGCCAAGGTGTTGAACGACTTCGCCAAGAAAGATGACAAGATCGTTGTCAAGGCGGGTTCTTATGACGGTCAGGTACTGGATGCTGCTGGCGTTGCCGCCCTCGCATCGATCCCGAGCCGCGAAGAACTCCTGTCGAAGCTGCTGTATGTCATGAAAGCACCGGTTGCTGGCTTCGCCCGCGCCCTGGCTGCTCTGGCAGAAAAGCAAGGCGGTTCCGCGCCTGCTGCAGAAGCTCCGGCCGAAGCAGAAGCTGTTTAA
- the rplL gene encoding 50S ribosomal protein L7/L12 has product MALSKEDILEAVAGLTVMELNDLVKAFEEKFGVSAAAVAVAGPAGAGAAAAVEEKTEFDVILTGAGAQKVAVIKVVREVTGLGLKEAKDLVDGAPKPVKEGVAKADAEAIQKKLVEAGATAEVK; this is encoded by the coding sequence ATGGCATTGTCCAAAGAAGATATCCTCGAAGCCGTTGCTGGCTTGACCGTTATGGAACTGAACGACCTGGTTAAGGCGTTCGAAGAAAAGTTTGGCGTTTCCGCTGCTGCTGTTGCAGTTGCTGGTCCTGCTGGCGCCGGCGCTGCTGCTGCCGTTGAAGAAAAGACCGAATTTGACGTTATCCTGACTGGCGCTGGTGCTCAGAAGGTTGCTGTTATTAAGGTTGTGCGTGAAGTAACTGGTCTGGGCCTGAAAGAAGCTAAAGACCTGGTTGACGGCGCACCGAAGCCAGTTAAGGAAGGCGTTGCCAAGGCTGACGCTGAAGCCATCCAGAAGAAACTGGTTGAGGCTGGCGCTACTGCCGAGGTGAAGTAA
- the rpoB gene encoding DNA-directed RNA polymerase subunit beta, which translates to MNYSFTEKKRIRKSFAKRANVLDVPFLLATQIDSYNEFIQLGTAIADRTVVGLQAAFTSIFPIVSHNENARLEFVHYVLGEPPFDVIECQQRGITFAAPLRARVRLVIMDREAAKPTVKEVKEQDVYFGEIPLMTRNGSFVINGTERVIVSQLHRSPGVFFEHDKGKTHSSGKLLFSARIIPYRGSWLDFEFDPKDLLFFRIDRRRKMPVSILLKALGYTPERMLEEFYDTDTFRMGKDGLFMELVPERLKGDVAKFDIVAEDGKVLVQKDKRITAKSIRDIQTAGLKQLAVPVDFLIGRVAAHNVVHPETGEIILRGNDEITEETVIKFDQAGVPEVRVLYINDLDQGAYIAASLRNDDVADQYAAKVAIYRMMRPGEPPTEDAVEALFRGLFFTEDRYDLSAVGRMKFNRRAYPDRLEEKAPGWQRKFYERVGPQGLEGHGILSVDDIIAVIGILIELRNGRGEVDDIDHLGNRRVRSVGELAENQFRAGLVRVERAVKERLSQAESDNLMPHDLINAKPVSAAIKEFFGSSQLSQFMDQTNPLSEITHKRRVSALGPGGLTRERAGFEVRDVHPTHYGRVCPIETPEGPNIGLINSLSCYARTNEYGFLETPYRKVIDSKVTDQIEYLSAIEEGKYVIAQANAELDAAGTLIDDMVTCREHGETIIATPDRVQYMDVAPSQIVSVAASLIPFLEHDDANRALMGSNMQRQAVPCLRAEKPMVGTGIERTCAVDSGTAVAALRGGVVDFVDATRIVIRVNDDETPAGETGVDIYNLTKFTRSNQNTNINQRPVVERGDRIAKGDVIADGASTDLGEMALGQNMTIAFMPWNGYNFEDSILISEKVVAEDRYTSIHIEELSVMARDTKLGPEEITRDISNLSERMLGRLDESGVVYIGAEVEAGDVLVGKVTPKGETQLTPEEKLLRAIFGEKASDVKDTSLRVPSGMTGTVIDVQVFTREGVERDKRAQAIIDEQLRRYRTDLNDQLRIVENDLFERIERMIVGKVVNGGPKRLAKGAEITKEYLADLTPRQDWFDIRLADEDAARQLESMKDLVAQMKADFDLRFEDKKRKLTQGDELPPGVIKMVKVYVAVKRRLQPGDKMAGRHGNKGVVSKILPVEDLPYMADGTTVDIVLNPLGVPSRMNIGQILEVHLGWAAKGIGQRIDNMLREQRAVAEVREYLDKIYNSTGKQEDIAGLADNEVLRLAGGLRKGMAFASPVFDGAKESEIHTMLELAYPDEDPRTQLLDFNSSKTQMQLFDGRTGEPFERKVSVGVMHYLKLHHLVDDKMHARSTGPYSLVTQQPLGGKAQFGGQRFGEMEVWALEAYGAAYTLQEMLTVKSDDVNGRTKVYENIVKGDHRIDAGMPESFNVLVKEIRSLGIDIDLETN; encoded by the coding sequence ATGAATTACTCGTTCACTGAGAAGAAACGCATTCGTAAGAGCTTTGCAAAGCGCGCGAACGTTCTCGACGTTCCGTTCTTGCTGGCTACCCAGATTGACTCGTATAACGAGTTCATTCAGTTGGGCACTGCGATTGCCGACCGTACCGTTGTCGGCCTTCAGGCTGCGTTCACATCCATTTTTCCGATTGTGTCGCACAACGAGAATGCGCGTCTTGAGTTCGTCCATTATGTATTGGGCGAGCCACCGTTTGACGTGATCGAATGTCAGCAGCGTGGTATCACGTTTGCTGCGCCTTTGCGTGCGCGTGTTCGCCTTGTGATCATGGATCGCGAAGCAGCCAAGCCGACCGTCAAGGAAGTTAAAGAACAAGACGTGTACTTCGGCGAAATCCCGCTGATGACACGTAACGGTTCGTTTGTGATCAACGGCACCGAGCGTGTCATTGTGTCGCAGCTGCACCGCTCGCCGGGCGTGTTCTTTGAGCACGACAAGGGCAAGACTCACAGCTCGGGCAAGCTACTGTTCTCGGCACGGATTATTCCGTACCGCGGCTCGTGGCTGGACTTCGAGTTCGACCCGAAGGACTTGCTGTTCTTCCGGATCGACCGTCGTCGCAAGATGCCGGTTTCCATCCTGCTCAAGGCGCTGGGTTACACGCCAGAACGCATGCTGGAAGAGTTCTATGACACCGACACCTTCCGTATGGGCAAAGACGGCCTGTTCATGGAGCTGGTGCCGGAACGCCTGAAGGGCGACGTTGCAAAGTTTGATATCGTTGCTGAAGACGGCAAGGTGCTGGTCCAGAAAGACAAGCGCATTACCGCCAAGAGTATTCGCGATATCCAGACTGCTGGTCTGAAGCAACTGGCCGTGCCGGTAGACTTCCTGATCGGTCGCGTTGCTGCGCACAACGTGGTTCACCCGGAAACCGGTGAAATCATCCTGCGTGGTAATGACGAGATCACTGAAGAAACCGTCATCAAGTTTGATCAAGCAGGCGTGCCAGAAGTGCGCGTGCTGTACATCAACGACCTGGATCAAGGCGCGTACATTGCTGCCAGCTTGCGCAATGACGACGTCGCTGACCAGTACGCTGCCAAGGTTGCCATCTATCGCATGATGCGTCCTGGTGAGCCGCCGACCGAAGATGCAGTGGAAGCACTGTTCCGCGGTTTGTTCTTCACTGAAGATCGCTACGATCTGTCGGCTGTGGGCCGCATGAAGTTCAACCGTCGCGCTTATCCGGATCGTCTGGAAGAAAAAGCACCGGGCTGGCAACGCAAGTTCTACGAACGCGTTGGTCCGCAAGGTCTGGAAGGCCACGGCATTCTGTCGGTTGACGACATCATCGCTGTGATCGGCATCCTGATCGAACTGCGTAACGGCCGTGGCGAAGTGGACGACATCGATCACTTGGGTAACCGTCGTGTGCGTTCAGTTGGCGAATTGGCCGAGAACCAGTTCCGTGCCGGTCTGGTGCGGGTTGAGCGCGCGGTCAAAGAACGTCTGTCGCAAGCCGAATCCGACAACCTGATGCCGCATGACCTGATCAATGCCAAGCCGGTTTCGGCCGCAATCAAAGAGTTCTTCGGTTCGTCGCAACTGTCGCAGTTTATGGATCAGACCAACCCGCTCTCGGAAATCACGCACAAGCGTCGTGTTTCTGCTCTGGGCCCAGGTGGTTTGACTCGTGAACGTGCTGGCTTTGAAGTGCGTGACGTGCATCCGACTCACTACGGTCGTGTTTGCCCGATTGAAACACCGGAAGGCCCGAACATTGGTCTGATTAACTCGTTGTCTTGCTACGCTCGCACCAACGAATACGGTTTCCTTGAGACTCCGTATCGCAAAGTGATCGACAGCAAGGTTACCGACCAGATCGAATACCTGTCCGCGATTGAAGAAGGCAAGTATGTCATTGCTCAGGCTAACGCCGAGCTGGACGCTGCCGGTACTTTGATTGATGACATGGTCACTTGCCGTGAACATGGCGAAACCATTATCGCCACGCCGGATCGCGTGCAGTACATGGACGTGGCACCAAGCCAGATCGTGTCGGTTGCTGCTTCGCTGATTCCGTTCCTGGAACACGATGATGCGAACCGTGCGTTGATGGGTTCGAACATGCAACGTCAGGCTGTACCTTGCCTGCGCGCTGAAAAGCCAATGGTTGGTACCGGTATCGAACGCACTTGTGCGGTTGACTCGGGTACGGCTGTAGCGGCACTGCGCGGCGGCGTGGTCGACTTTGTCGATGCAACGCGTATCGTTATTCGTGTGAACGATGATGAAACGCCAGCAGGTGAAACCGGTGTAGATATCTACAATCTGACCAAATTCACCCGTTCCAACCAGAACACCAACATCAACCAGCGTCCAGTTGTTGAGCGTGGCGACCGCATTGCCAAGGGCGATGTGATTGCCGACGGCGCTTCGACCGATCTGGGTGAAATGGCGCTGGGTCAGAACATGACCATCGCGTTCATGCCGTGGAATGGTTACAACTTCGAAGATTCGATCTTGATCTCCGAGAAGGTGGTTGCAGAAGATCGCTACACCTCGATCCACATCGAAGAACTTTCGGTGATGGCGCGTGATACCAAGCTCGGGCCTGAAGAAATTACCCGTGATATCTCCAATCTGTCCGAGCGCATGCTGGGCCGTCTGGATGAGTCCGGTGTGGTTTACATCGGGGCTGAAGTTGAAGCCGGCGACGTGCTGGTCGGCAAGGTAACACCTAAGGGTGAAACCCAGCTGACACCAGAAGAAAAGCTGCTGCGCGCCATCTTCGGTGAAAAAGCGTCTGACGTTAAAGACACTTCGCTGCGCGTGCCTTCAGGCATGACCGGTACCGTGATCGACGTGCAGGTGTTTACTCGTGAAGGCGTGGAGCGCGACAAGCGTGCCCAGGCCATTATCGATGAGCAACTGCGTCGCTATCGCACTGACTTGAACGATCAACTGCGTATCGTTGAAAACGACTTGTTCGAGCGTATTGAGCGCATGATCGTTGGTAAGGTTGTGAACGGTGGTCCGAAGCGTCTTGCCAAGGGTGCTGAAATCACCAAGGAATACCTGGCCGATCTGACCCCGCGTCAAGACTGGTTCGATATTCGTCTGGCTGATGAAGATGCTGCCCGCCAACTGGAATCGATGAAAGATCTGGTTGCGCAAATGAAGGCCGACTTTGATCTGCGCTTTGAAGACAAGAAGCGCAAGCTCACCCAGGGCGATGAACTGCCGCCAGGCGTGATCAAGATGGTCAAGGTGTACGTGGCTGTGAAGCGTCGCCTGCAACCGGGCGACAAGATGGCCGGTCGTCACGGTAACAAGGGTGTGGTTTCGAAGATTCTGCCGGTTGAAGATCTGCCGTACATGGCTGATGGTACAACAGTGGACATCGTGCTGAACCCGCTGGGCGTGCCGTCGCGGATGAACATTGGCCAGATTCTGGAAGTCCACCTCGGTTGGGCGGCCAAGGGTATCGGTCAACGTATCGACAACATGCTGCGTGAACAACGCGCTGTGGCCGAAGTGCGCGAATACCTGGACAAGATCTACAACTCGACCGGCAAGCAAGAAGACATTGCTGGTCTGGCTGATAACGAAGTCCTGCGTCTGGCCGGTGGTCTGCGTAAGGGGATGGCGTTTGCCAGCCCGGTGTTTGATGGCGCGAAGGAAAGCGAAATCCACACTATGCTGGAACTGGCTTACCCGGATGAAGACCCACGCACGCAACTGCTGGACTTCAATTCGAGCAAGACCCAGATGCAGCTGTTTGATGGCCGCACAGGTGAGCCGTTTGAACGTAAGGTATCCGTCGGTGTCATGCACTATCTGAAACTGCATCACCTGGTTGATGACAAGATGCATGCCCGTTCCACTGGTCCGTACTCGCTGGTAACGCAACAGCCGCTGGGTGGTAAAGCCCAGTTCGGTGGTCAGCGCTTCGGGGAAATGGAAGTTTGGGCACTGGAAGCATACGGCGCGGCGTACACCCTGCAGGAAATGCTGACTGTGAAGTCTGATGATGTGAACGGCCGGACCAAGGTCTACGAGAACATCGTCAAGGGCGACCACCGTATCGACGCCGGCATGCCGGAATCCTTCAATGTGTTGGTGAAGGAAATCCGCTCGCTTGGTATTGATATCGATCTGGAAACGAACTGA